In uncultured Fibrobacter sp., a single window of DNA contains:
- a CDS encoding M23 family metallopeptidase, producing MNFYRTTIHFQNSSKSITLHVPAFLFKAWPVLRFFVAIGVLLFLVQMVSTTVYDGVLNHQLSERAKLDREMTQIQGTLDYLSNTTNSFFNDENRLYARFSLPVQDESSRELGTGGSISADSLLLRKTSPVYERMSLLGETARRIQGKLANNDASFRNLNKFMDQKMSAWRFVPSIAPTNGRYASSFGPRIHPVTGEVGKMHQGVDISNERWTPIYASADGVVEVAQMSSTFGNFVTIDHGNSIKTRYGHMQLSIVHPGQFVHRYQVIGYMGNTGRSVGPHLHYEVWVRNAPVNPLAYMLPNGYTVD from the coding sequence GTGAATTTTTATAGGACGACCATACACTTCCAGAATTCCTCGAAGTCTATCACGTTGCATGTGCCTGCGTTCCTGTTTAAGGCCTGGCCCGTGTTGCGATTCTTTGTGGCTATCGGAGTTCTTCTGTTCCTGGTCCAGATGGTTTCAACAACCGTTTACGACGGGGTGCTGAACCACCAGCTGAGCGAACGTGCCAAGCTCGATCGCGAAATGACCCAAATCCAGGGGACGCTGGATTACCTTTCCAATACAACCAATTCCTTCTTTAACGACGAAAACCGCCTTTATGCAAGGTTCAGTCTGCCGGTGCAGGACGAATCTTCTAGGGAACTGGGTACGGGTGGTTCTATCAGTGCAGATTCTTTGTTGCTCCGCAAGACATCGCCGGTTTATGAACGGATGTCGCTCCTGGGTGAAACGGCTCGCCGTATCCAGGGGAAACTTGCGAACAACGACGCCTCTTTCCGCAACCTGAACAAGTTCATGGACCAGAAAATGTCCGCCTGGCGCTTTGTGCCGTCTATTGCACCCACAAATGGCCGCTATGCGTCGTCTTTTGGCCCCCGCATTCATCCGGTGACGGGTGAAGTGGGCAAGATGCATCAGGGCGTGGATATTTCGAACGAACGCTGGACTCCGATTTACGCCTCTGCCGATGGTGTGGTGGAAGTCGCCCAGATGAGTTCGACCTTCGGTAACTTTGTGACGATTGACCATGGAAACAGCATCAAGACACGCTACGGTCACATGCAGCTGTCTATCGTGCATCCGGGCCAGTTTGTTCACCGTTACCAGGTGATTGGATATATGGGAAACACCGGCCGTTCCGTCGGTCCGCACCTCCATTACGAAGTGTGGGTGAGAAACGCCCCTGTGAACCCGCTTGCCTATATGTTGCCCAACGGCTATACCGTCGATTGA
- a CDS encoding PAS domain-containing protein, with the protein MTISPAFFAIILFVVFLLLVALILVLMLLREIQEKQKVYAGFSGYLSDLVIIVSKDGRLLDAMPRSITSPLYDQILRNKSIQSIFVDKEYKRFLDYIKGLDAYPDIPFVFSYVSDSRSNWYEIRVQMKKRSGDESMVLLIKDVTQEVEIGHQRDLLKENVDMLLRNTGDFLWSVDVDSRRFTFITPLLDDEGRVVPRSQGIQDIRLLMPEEDYAYFEKHLNSRIVEFRATGQDISENRGVRLRLMGEDGKQIWFAFCGRLCSEENAKVVFRGAARRLDLLLDNPIVASDIVNESTMSSVFAFPDIRVFWIDRDYKICGCNQAFSLAFGMPLPDDVKGKRLLEVVRPRYFNMFHSVISEVFERGLPKAWKGPFGVKKRLLWFNAVPLKRTDGYTHRVLGVYMQLDEQDFENTQRSTLEIR; encoded by the coding sequence ATGACAATCTCCCCGGCCTTTTTTGCGATCATTCTTTTTGTAGTTTTCCTGTTGCTCGTGGCACTGATTCTTGTCTTGATGCTTTTGCGTGAAATTCAGGAAAAGCAAAAAGTCTACGCGGGCTTTTCGGGGTATTTGAGCGATCTTGTCATTATCGTGTCGAAGGACGGCCGTTTGCTCGATGCGATGCCCCGAAGCATTACAAGCCCCCTTTACGACCAAATTCTGCGCAACAAGTCGATTCAGTCCATTTTTGTGGATAAGGAATACAAGCGTTTTCTGGATTATATCAAGGGCCTCGATGCTTATCCCGATATTCCCTTCGTCTTTTCGTATGTGTCGGATTCTAGGAGCAACTGGTACGAAATTCGCGTCCAGATGAAAAAACGGAGCGGTGACGAAAGCATGGTCCTGCTGATTAAGGACGTTACCCAGGAAGTGGAAATTGGACACCAGCGAGACCTTCTGAAAGAAAATGTAGACATGCTGCTTCGGAATACGGGCGATTTTCTGTGGTCTGTAGATGTCGATAGTCGCCGGTTCACCTTCATAACGCCCTTGCTGGACGATGAAGGGCGTGTGGTTCCGCGGTCGCAGGGAATTCAGGATATCCGTTTGCTGATGCCCGAAGAAGATTATGCGTATTTTGAAAAGCACCTGAATTCGCGCATTGTCGAATTCAGAGCAACGGGGCAGGATATTAGCGAAAACCGTGGCGTGAGACTGCGCCTGATGGGTGAAGACGGAAAGCAGATTTGGTTTGCCTTTTGCGGCAGGCTCTGTTCCGAAGAGAATGCGAAGGTTGTTTTTAGGGGCGCGGCGAGGCGTTTGGACTTGCTGCTGGACAATCCGATTGTGGCAAGCGACATTGTCAACGAATCGACGATGTCGTCGGTGTTTGCTTTCCCCGATATCCGCGTGTTCTGGATAGACCGCGACTATAAGATTTGCGGATGCAACCAGGCTTTCTCGCTTGCGTTTGGGATGCCGCTCCCGGACGATGTCAAGGGAAAACGGTTGCTCGAAGTGGTTCGCCCGCGCTACTTTAATATGTTCCATAGCGTTATTTCCGAAGTGTTCGAAAGAGGGCTCCCCAAGGCGTGGAAAGGGCCTTTCGGCGTGAAAAAACGTTTGCTTTGGTTCAATGCGGTTCCCCTGAAGCGGACGGATGGATACACCCATCGCGTACTCGGGGTGTACATGCAGCTGGATGAACAGGATTTTGAAAATACACAAAGATCAACTCTGGAGATAAGATGA
- a CDS encoding lamin tail domain-containing protein — MKKWFIPFLGTDLFVGLTLVLAQCGSPAYACPRFVEFFPDPVEVSDQEGEFVEIRLDDFQDIVRPDSLCVQFESKKPFCFAYPAGSSFVIVRDSLRCADFPDASCGLAPSLSLPNSRESEWKLWAGACRDSVLLMRPKAGKSLRRVKDSDEWEVAEPSFSVQPSGEFNPKIRISEIHHCPLEPEPEWVEIYNASDKALSMQQFRFCNRGKNWDVKRDDTLAPFEVAVLTRDTLMLREFFGFKDVRLFQVSMGFLNNTAGSVSVCWGDSVIDSVAWDKSTVECPSGFSPMSGAAENTPGFLGKSRREKGESEEPFTYRLSSRVVRRRGAPLRVYVESAYPVQLRLLDSSGHEEWKTSVPPHSNTWWLVPVAQGAGLGVAYVSLSTGRFEKVLGILLRP, encoded by the coding sequence TTGAAAAAATGGTTCATTCCGTTTTTAGGAACGGATTTGTTTGTCGGCCTCACGCTTGTTTTAGCGCAGTGCGGCTCTCCGGCGTACGCTTGTCCAAGGTTTGTCGAGTTTTTCCCGGACCCTGTAGAGGTTTCGGACCAGGAGGGCGAATTTGTCGAAATCCGGCTCGACGATTTTCAGGATATTGTTCGGCCGGACAGCCTTTGCGTTCAGTTCGAATCGAAAAAGCCTTTCTGCTTTGCTTACCCTGCGGGGAGCAGTTTCGTCATTGTCCGTGACAGTCTACGGTGTGCTGATTTCCCGGACGCTTCTTGCGGACTGGCTCCATCGCTTTCGCTTCCGAATTCGCGGGAATCGGAGTGGAAACTTTGGGCGGGGGCGTGCCGCGATTCTGTTTTGCTGATGCGCCCCAAGGCGGGAAAGTCGCTGCGGCGTGTCAAGGATTCGGATGAGTGGGAGGTGGCGGAACCCTCTTTTAGCGTTCAGCCTTCGGGCGAGTTCAATCCGAAAATTCGGATTTCTGAAATCCATCATTGTCCGCTGGAGCCCGAACCGGAATGGGTAGAAATCTACAACGCCTCCGATAAGGCGCTTTCGATGCAGCAGTTCCGTTTTTGCAATCGTGGAAAGAACTGGGATGTAAAGCGTGACGATACCCTTGCGCCGTTCGAGGTGGCGGTCCTTACGCGGGATACGCTTATGCTTCGGGAGTTTTTCGGGTTTAAGGATGTTCGCCTGTTCCAGGTTTCGATGGGGTTTCTGAACAATACCGCCGGTTCCGTTTCTGTTTGCTGGGGCGATAGCGTTATCGACAGCGTGGCCTGGGACAAGTCTACCGTGGAGTGCCCGTCCGGGTTCAGCCCGATGAGTGGCGCAGCTGAAAATACTCCTGGTTTTCTGGGAAAATCTCGGAGGGAAAAGGGGGAGTCTGAGGAGCCTTTCACCTATCGGTTGTCGTCGCGCGTCGTGCGGCGGCGAGGAGCCCCTTTGCGTGTGTATGTCGAAAGTGCTTATCCGGTGCAGTTGCGTCTGCTCGATTCTTCGGGGCATGAAGAATGGAAAACTTCGGTTCCACCCCATTCGAATACGTGGTGGCTGGTTCCTGTTGCGCAAGGTGCGGGGCTTGGTGTTGCTTATGTGTCGCTTTCGACGGGGCGTTTTGAAAAGGTCTTGGGAATTCTTTTACGCCCATAG